The nucleotide sequence GAAAGGCCAGACACTACCCCTGTGGCGAGGGGATTTATCCCCGCTGGGCTGCGCAGCAGCCCCACCAACTGCAACTCGGTGTGTCCGGCAAATTGAGTTGGCGGTAATGGGGCTGCTTCGCAGCCCAACGGGGCGGTGCGACGTTTCGCTAAATCCCCTCGCCACAAAGTGTTCACCTACCAAGTATCGGAAACCATTCAGGCCAACTGCCCACGCAACTGCCGCGCCGCCGCCACCATGTTCACCAGCGCCGCTTCGGTTTCCGGCCACGCCCGGGTTTTCAGGCCGCAGTCGGGGTTGACCCACAGGTGCCCGGCGGGAATCCGCTTCACGGCCTTGCTCATCAAGCCGACCATCTCAGCGGTGTCCGGCACCCGTGGCGAGTGGATGTCGTAGACGCCCGGGCCGATATCGTTCGGGTAGTCGAACGCTTCGAAAGCCTCCAGCAATTCCATGTCCGAGCGCGAGGTTTCAATGGTGATGACGTCGGCGTCCATGGCGGCGATGGCCTGGATCACGTCATTGAATTCGCTGTAGCACATGTGGGTATGGATCTGGGTTTCGTCGCGCACACCCGATGCGCTCAAGCGGAAGGCTTCTACCGCCCAGTCGAGGTATTCCTGCCATTGGCCGCGCCGCAACGGCAGGCCCTCGCGGAACGCAGCCTCGTCGATCTGCACGATGCTGATCCCGGCTGCTTCCAGGTCCACCACTTCGTCACGCAGGGCCAGGGCCAGTTGCTGAGCCTGGACCCGACGCGGCACGTCTTCGCGGGGGAACGACCACATCAGCATGGTCACGGGGCCGGTGAGCATGCCCTTCATGACCTTGTCGGTCAGGCTCTGCGCGTAGCGGATCCAGTCGACGGTCATGGCTTTCGGCCGGCTGATGTCGCCGAAGATGATCGCCGGTTTCACACAACGCGAACCGTAGCTCTGCACCCAACCGAAACGGCTGAAGGCGTAGCCGTCCAGTTGCTCGGCGAAGTATTCCACCATGTCGTTGCGTTCGGCTTCGCCATGGACCAGCACATCCAGGCCGAGGCGTTCCTGGATCTGCACGGCGTGGCGAATTTCAGTGTGCATGGCGTCCTGGTAGTCGTTGGCCGACAGCTTGCCCTGCTTGTAGGCCTGACGCGCCAGGCGAATCGCCGGGGTTTGCGGGAAAGAGCCGATGGTCGTCGTCGGGAAGGCCGGCAATTTCAGGCGTGCTCGCTGTTGTTCGATGCGCTGGGCAAACGCCGAACGGCGCTGGCTGTCCTGCGGCTTGATGGCCGCTAGACGAGCCTGGACCTCGGGCTTGTGAATGCGCGTCGACGCGGCGCGGCTCGCCTGCACCTCACGACTGACGGCCAACGCCTGTTGTACGGCGGGAGCTTGCGGATCGTTCAGCGCATCGCGCAACACCGCCACTTCACCGCACTTCTGCACCGCGAAGGCCAGCCAGCTCTTGAGCTCGGGGTCGAGCCGGTCTTCCCGTTCCAGGTCCACCGGGCTGTGGAGCAACGAGCACGACGTGCTGACCCAGAGGTTGTCGCCAAAGCGCTCCTGGGCCGGCTGCAACTGCGCCAGTGCCTGCTCCAGTTCGCAGCGCCAGACGTTACGGCCATTGACCAGGCCCACCGAGAGAATCTTGTAGGTCGGCAGGCGGTCCAGCACTTGGCCCAATTGCTCCGGCGCACGCACCGCGTCGATGTGCAAGCCGTCCACCGGCAGGCTCACAGCCAGGCCGAGGTTGTCGTCCAGGCCACTGAAATAAGTCGCCACGAGTTTTTTCAGCGGCGAATACTGGAGGATGTGGTAGGCCCGCTCGAAGGCACTTCTCCACGCCACGGGCAAGTCCAGGGTGAGGATCGGCTCGTCGATCTGTACCCACTCCACGCCTTGGGCCTTCAGGCGATTGAGGATTTCACCGTAGACCGGCAGCAGGCGCTCCAGCAGGTCGAGCTTGTCGAAATCCTGACCCTTGGCCTTGCCCAGCCACAGATAAGTCAGCGGGCCGATGATCACCGGTTTGACCCGATGCCCCAGGGCATGGGCTTCGTCCACTTCCTCGAACAGTTGCTCCCAGCTCAGGGCGAAGGTCTGGTCGACGGAAAACTCCGGGACCAGGTAGTGGTAGTTGGTGTCGAACCACTTGGTCAGTTCCTGGGCATGTTGCGTCTGGCCGTGGTCGACATCGCAGCAGCTCGGGGTGGCGCCACGGGCCATGGCGAACAGGGTGTCGAGGGTCGGCCGGCCCTGCGGGTTCAGCGTGCTGCGGAATCGCTCCGGAACCGCGCCCAGGGTCAGGGTGTGGCCAAGCACCTGGTCGTACCAGGCGAAATCCCCCACCGGCAGCAGGTCGATCCCGGCGTCTTTCTGCAATTGCCAGTGACGGGCCCGCAGTTCACGACCGACGGTCTGCAGCGCGGTCGGCGCCAGATCGCCCTTCCAGTAGGCTTCAAGGGCTTTTTTCAGTTCGCGGTCGGCGCCGATGCGGGGAAAACCGAGGGTGTGGGCCAGGGCCATGGTAAGAGTCCTCCTGTAAAAGATGACGCCATTGTCGACAGCCGACCTTGCATGAGACAAACTCAACCTTTTCGTGTTGATCACAAGTTTTATTCATGGAGCCATTCCGGTGCTTGAACTCCGCCACCTCAAGACTCTGCACGCGCTGCGCGAAGCCGACAGCCTGGTAGAAGCCGCCGAACGCCTGCACCTGACCCAGTCCGCGCTCTCCCACCAGTTCAAGGAGCTGGAGGAACGCCTGGGCATGCCGTTGTTCGTGCGCAAGACCAAACCGGTACGCTTCACCAGCGCCGGCCTGCGCCTGTTGCAACTGGCCGATGCCACCCTGCCGTTGCTGCGCAGCGCCGAGCGGGACATTGCACGGCTAGCCGGTGGTACCGCCGGGCGCTTGCATATGGCGATCGAATGCCACAGTTGTTTCCAATGGCTGATGCCGACCATCGACCAGTTCCGCGATGCCTGGCCGGAAGTCGAACTGGACCTGGCCTCGGGTTTCGCCTTCGCCCCGCTGCCGGCTTTGGCCCGTGGCGACCTGGATCTGGTGGTGACCTCCGATCCTCTGGAACTGGCGGGCATCACCTATGTGCCGCTGTTCACCTACGAAGCAATGCTCGCCGTGGCCAACCAGCATCGGCTGGCGGGCAAACCGTACATCGTGCCCGAAGACCTGCTCAGCGAAACCCTGATCACCTACCCGGTGGAACGGGATCGGCTGGACATCTTCACCCGCTTCCTGGAACCGGCCGACATCGAACCGGCCCAGGTCCGCACGTCCGAACTGACGGTGATGATGATGCAACTGGTCGCCAGCGGCCGTGGCGTCTGCGGCATGCCTCATTGGGCCCTGCATGAATACAGCTCACGGGGTTACGTGAAGGCCAAGCGACTGGGGGAGAAAGGTCTGTTTGCCACGTTGTACGCAGCGGTTCGCACCGACATGCTAGACGCCCCCTACATGCGCGACTTCCTGCTGACGGCCAAGGACACCTCGTTCTCCACGCTGGATGGGGTCAGTGCCGTGCGCTGACTGTAGGAGCTGTCGAGCGAAGCGAGGCTGCGATCTTTCCCCTGCCAATTGAATCGACAGCGAACACTTAGCGATCAAATCAAGATCAAAAGATCGCAGCCTCGCTTCGCTCGACAGCTCCTACGCTCCTACGGGAGCTCGCGCCACATGTGGATCTTGTCGAAATACTCGTCGTCCACCCGTATCGCCATCGGCTCCAGGCCGTAGAGTACGAAGCCGCAACGTTGATAGAGCTTGAGCGCCGGGTCGTTGCCCGCGGTGACGGTCAGTTGCACCAGGCGCAGGAAGCTGTGGCGACGGGCTTCATCGAGCGCGGCCTCCAGCAGTTGCTGGCCGAGCCCACGGTGACGATGGGCCTCGACGACGTACATGCCGAACAGCGTCGCCTTGTGCCGGGCTTTCTGCCGGGGTTCCAGGGCCAGGCCGACGATACCGGCCAGTTCATCCTCGACAAACGCCCCCAGCACCACATCGAGCCGCCCGGTCAGGCGCGATTCCCACCAGTTCATCGGCATCGCCGCCCGCTCGCTGACGCTGGAGGTGAAGGCCTGCGGATGCAATTCATAAGCCTGGAGCATCAGCTCACGATAGGCCTGGGCATCGCCGGCCCGCAGCCGTCGGATGCTCACGCGGCCCGCCGTTGCTCAAGCATCAGCCGCAACGCCAGCGCGCCCAGCACAAAACCCATGAAATAGCGCTGCACCGCCAGCCAGGTCGGGTTGTGCACGAACCACGAGGCAATGCCCGCCGCGAACAGGGCGATCAGCAGATTGACGCTGAAACTGACGCTGATCTGGGTCAGCCCCAGGATCAGGCTCTGG is from Pseudomonas sp. B21-056 and encodes:
- the metR gene encoding transcriptional regulator MetR encodes the protein MLELRHLKTLHALREADSLVEAAERLHLTQSALSHQFKELEERLGMPLFVRKTKPVRFTSAGLRLLQLADATLPLLRSAERDIARLAGGTAGRLHMAIECHSCFQWLMPTIDQFRDAWPEVELDLASGFAFAPLPALARGDLDLVVTSDPLELAGITYVPLFTYEAMLAVANQHRLAGKPYIVPEDLLSETLITYPVERDRLDIFTRFLEPADIEPAQVRTSELTVMMMQLVASGRGVCGMPHWALHEYSSRGYVKAKRLGEKGLFATLYAAVRTDMLDAPYMRDFLLTAKDTSFSTLDGVSAVR
- the metE gene encoding 5-methyltetrahydropteroyltriglutamate--homocysteine S-methyltransferase; amino-acid sequence: MALAHTLGFPRIGADRELKKALEAYWKGDLAPTALQTVGRELRARHWQLQKDAGIDLLPVGDFAWYDQVLGHTLTLGAVPERFRSTLNPQGRPTLDTLFAMARGATPSCCDVDHGQTQHAQELTKWFDTNYHYLVPEFSVDQTFALSWEQLFEEVDEAHALGHRVKPVIIGPLTYLWLGKAKGQDFDKLDLLERLLPVYGEILNRLKAQGVEWVQIDEPILTLDLPVAWRSAFERAYHILQYSPLKKLVATYFSGLDDNLGLAVSLPVDGLHIDAVRAPEQLGQVLDRLPTYKILSVGLVNGRNVWRCELEQALAQLQPAQERFGDNLWVSTSCSLLHSPVDLEREDRLDPELKSWLAFAVQKCGEVAVLRDALNDPQAPAVQQALAVSREVQASRAASTRIHKPEVQARLAAIKPQDSQRRSAFAQRIEQQRARLKLPAFPTTTIGSFPQTPAIRLARQAYKQGKLSANDYQDAMHTEIRHAVQIQERLGLDVLVHGEAERNDMVEYFAEQLDGYAFSRFGWVQSYGSRCVKPAIIFGDISRPKAMTVDWIRYAQSLTDKVMKGMLTGPVTMLMWSFPREDVPRRVQAQQLALALRDEVVDLEAAGISIVQIDEAAFREGLPLRRGQWQEYLDWAVEAFRLSASGVRDETQIHTHMCYSEFNDVIQAIAAMDADVITIETSRSDMELLEAFEAFDYPNDIGPGVYDIHSPRVPDTAEMVGLMSKAVKRIPAGHLWVNPDCGLKTRAWPETEAALVNMVAAARQLRGQLA
- a CDS encoding GNAT family N-acetyltransferase — translated: MSIRRLRAGDAQAYRELMLQAYELHPQAFTSSVSERAAMPMNWWESRLTGRLDVVLGAFVEDELAGIVGLALEPRQKARHKATLFGMYVVEAHRHRGLGQQLLEAALDEARRHSFLRLVQLTVTAGNDPALKLYQRCGFVLYGLEPMAIRVDDEYFDKIHMWRELP